The following are from one region of the Pleurodeles waltl isolate 20211129_DDA chromosome 4_1, aPleWal1.hap1.20221129, whole genome shotgun sequence genome:
- the AMIGO2 gene encoding amphoterin-induced protein 2 produces the protein MSLSCQTFTTLLGIFKVRCQRVGCLLLFAFGICGGAPGVCPSTCICASDIVSCTNKNLSMVPRSLFKFIKKLDLSYNKIGFLDPDWVPVLFDKLNTLVLNHNTVSSISTGSFSSTPNLKYLDLSSNHLRILSNPVFQELKALEILLLYNNQITHIDSGAFGGLHKLQKLYLSRNSIAHFPIELYTGRMKLPELTLLDMSYNQLHMVPVQQISIAPAWQLSGIYLHGNPFACECSFNSMLNFWYHRHFSPVVDFKNEYTCFLQPDSKISTKLPLIQDTFMNCSDSTINSSFHAFGFVYEAQVGTRLVVHCDSKIIDTSTHFIWVSPDSRLLDPESRMSNFQVFYNGSLEIKEAQYENSGVYSCIAMNRRKLLNETIDIRITVSNFTMGRSHAQEAFNTAFTTLAACVVSIILVLLYLYLTPCRCRCRSRRQPKKQGPSSAHSSILSATPPHEAPAERKSSTGKRVVFLDPVKEPMHGQNGKVRLFPNDHLIAESILKPNRMKPDTDSISSVFSDAPFMAPV, from the coding sequence ATGTCTTTGAGCTGCCAGACCTTTACTACTCTACTGGGGATCTTCAAGGTGAGGTGCCAACGCGTTGGGTGCCTGTTACTTTTTGCCTTCGGCATCTGTGGGGGAGCACCCGGGGTGTGCCCCTCCACCTGCATCTGTGCCAGTGACATTGTGAGCTGCACCAATAAAAACCTGTCTATGGTACCTCGATCCCTTTTTAAGTTCATAAAAAAGTTGGATTTAAGTTACAACAAAATCGGTTTCCTGGACCCAGACTGGGTCCCGGTCCTGTTTGATAAATTGAACACTCTGGTGCTCAACCATAACACAGTCAGCAGCATTTCCACTGGGAGTTTTTCATCAACTCCCAACTTGAAGTACCTCGACCTGTCCTCAAACCACCTGAGGATACTGAGCAATCCAGTTTTCCAAGAGCTGAAAGCGCTGGAGATACTCCTGCTTTACAACAATCAGATCACACACATCGACTCGGGTGCCTTTGGAGGATTGCACAAACTGCAAAAGTTGTATTTAAGTCGCAACTCTATTGCACACTTTCCAATTGAGTTGTACACCGGGAGGATGAAACTTCCAGAGCTTACGTTATTAGACATGtcatacaaccagctgcacatggtGCCAGTCCAACAAATAAGTATAGCTCCAGCCTGGCAGCTCAGTGGGATCTACCTGCACGGgaacccctttgcctgtgagtgttccTTCAACTCCATGCTCAACTTTTGGTACCACAGGCACTTCAGCCCTGTGGTGGATTTCAAGAATGAGTACACCTGTTTCCTGCAGCCTGACAGTAAAATCTCTACAAAACTGCCTTTGATTCAGGACACCTTTATGAACTGCTCAGACAGCACAATCAATAGCTCATTCCATGCATTTGGGTTTGTTTATGAGGCACAAGTAGGAACACGGCTAGTAGTGCATTGTGACAGTAAAATCATCGACACTAGCACACACTTCATCTGGGTAAGTCCGGACAGTAGATTGCTGGATCCAGAATCCAGGATGTCCAATTTCCAGGTCTTTTACAATGGCAGTCTGGAGATCAAAGAGGCTCAGTATGAAAACTCAGGAGTTTACTCCTGCATTGCCATGAACAGGCGTAAACTGCTGAATGAGACCATAGACATTCGCATCACAGTGAGTAATTTCACAATGGGGCGCTCCCACGCTCAGGAAGCATTCAACACTGCCTTCACAACTCTGGCTGCCTGTGTGGTCAGCATCATCCTGGTGCTGCTCTATCTCTACTTGACCCCATGTCGCTGCAGGTGTAGGAGCAGAAGACAGCCAAAGAAGCAAGGCCCGAGCAGTGCCCACTCCTCCATCCTCAGTGCCACTCCACCGCATGAGGCCCCAGCAGAGAGAAAATCCAGCACCGGCAAGAGGGTGGTCTTCCTGGACCCAGTGAAGGAGCCAATGCATGGGCAGAACGGCAAAGTGAGACTCTTTCCCAATGACCACCTCATCGCAGAAAGCATCCTGAAACCCAACAGGATGAAACCAGACACAGACTCTATCAGCTCTGTGTTCTCAGATGCGCCCTTTATGGCACCAGTCTAA